Proteins encoded together in one Janthinobacterium tructae window:
- the pnuC gene encoding nicotinamide riboside transporter PnuC — translation MTPSLEIAANVLMTASIILAGRNNIHSWWIGIVGCVLFAVLFFQVNLYADVMLQLFFIVTCVIGWLQWRRGAGGKPLPITRTGWRSLAWVVPAGIASVVIYGMLLHRFTNAYAPFIDSAVLVFSIIAQFLLMSRRIETWAFWLLVNTVAVPLYYSRGLHLTAVLYAAYWVNALISWYWWGVQARRAAQVPAAPSAAVVDA, via the coding sequence TTGACTCCCTCGCTCGAGATCGCCGCCAATGTGCTGATGACTGCCTCCATCATCTTGGCTGGACGCAATAATATTCATTCCTGGTGGATCGGCATCGTCGGCTGCGTGCTGTTTGCCGTGCTGTTTTTCCAGGTCAACCTGTATGCCGATGTGATGCTGCAGCTGTTTTTCATCGTCACCTGCGTCATCGGCTGGCTGCAATGGCGGCGTGGCGCCGGCGGCAAACCGTTGCCGATCACGCGCACGGGCTGGCGCAGCCTGGCCTGGGTGGTGCCAGCCGGCATCGCCTCGGTGGTCATCTACGGCATGCTGCTGCACCGGTTTACGAATGCCTACGCGCCTTTCATCGATTCGGCAGTGTTGGTATTTAGCATCATCGCGCAATTCTTGCTGATGAGCCGGCGCATCGAAACCTGGGCCTTCTGGCTGCTGGTCAACACCGTGGCCGTGCCCCTCTACTACAGCCGCGGCCTGCACCTGACGGCCGTACTGTATGCGGCTTACTGGGTCAATGCCCTGATTTCCTGGTACTGGTGGGGCGTGCAGGCACGCCGCGCGGCGCAGGTGCCCGCGGCGCCGTCCGCGGCAGTCGTCGACGCCTGA